In Caldilineales bacterium, one DNA window encodes the following:
- a CDS encoding thiamine pyrophosphate-dependent dehydrogenase E1 component subunit alpha codes for MLTDAQKLDLYYWMRLTRVFDEQMLAIWKQGRGVGGTFSQRGHEAIGVGAAFALAPDDIVAPMHRDLGCYLVRGLTPRRIFANLLGRATGVTAGRDANLHGMGDLSLGLIGFISHLPQSLPVALGVAMSFRYRHEPRVALTMVGDGASSSGAFHETLNMAAVYQAPLIVIVENNHYAYSTPLDQQRRLADIAHHADSYGMPGLIVDGNEVEAVYEAVSQAAARARAGGGPTLIEAKTMRMLGHAIHDGAEYVPRDLLAAWEAKDPIRRFEAVLLAAGVADQVELDEIGVRCQTEVEDAVAFADSSPWPDPATVTDGVYA; via the coding sequence ATGCTGACTGACGCCCAAAAACTCGACCTTTACTACTGGATGCGCCTGACTCGCGTCTTCGACGAGCAGATGCTGGCGATCTGGAAGCAGGGGCGCGGGGTGGGAGGCACCTTCAGCCAGCGCGGGCACGAGGCCATCGGCGTGGGCGCGGCCTTTGCCCTGGCCCCGGACGACATCGTCGCACCCATGCACCGCGACCTGGGCTGCTACCTGGTGCGCGGGCTGACCCCGCGCCGCATCTTCGCCAACCTGCTGGGACGGGCCACAGGCGTCACGGCTGGTCGCGATGCCAACCTGCACGGCATGGGCGATCTCAGCCTGGGGCTGATCGGCTTCATCAGCCATCTGCCGCAATCCCTACCCGTGGCCCTGGGCGTGGCCATGAGCTTCCGCTATCGCCACGAGCCGCGCGTAGCCCTGACCATGGTCGGCGATGGCGCCAGCAGCAGCGGGGCGTTTCACGAAACCTTGAACATGGCTGCCGTCTACCAGGCGCCCTTGATCGTCATCGTCGAAAACAACCACTACGCCTATTCGACGCCGCTCGATCAGCAACGCCGACTGGCCGACATCGCCCACCATGCCGATAGCTACGGCATGCCCGGCCTCATCGTCGATGGCAACGAGGTCGAAGCCGTGTACGAGGCCGTCAGCCAGGCGGCGGCGCGGGCGCGTGCGGGCGGTGGGCCGACCCTGATCGAAGCCAAGACCATGCGTATGCTCGGCCACGCCATCCACGACGGCGCCGAATACGTCCCCCGCGACTTGCTGGCCGCATGGGAGGCCAAAGACCCCATCCGTCGTTTCGAGGCCGTCCTCCTGGCCGCCGGCGTCGCCGATCAGGTCGAACTGGACGAGATCGGCGTCCGCTGCCAGACCGAGGTGGAGGATGCCGTCGCC